From Micropterus dolomieu isolate WLL.071019.BEF.003 ecotype Adirondacks linkage group LG06, ASM2129224v1, whole genome shotgun sequence:
TGCagataaaatgtcttttaaaagaGCGTTCACTGACACCAAATTATTTTCcatgagaaaaatatttttagcaACATATTTAGTAAGCCCCAGAAACCACTAGAGGGAGCTGCAGCAGATAGGGTACTGTGTTTTGATGAAATTGATGACATCAGTTGTTAAATGTCCTGTTATGGACAATTGATATTTAGTGTGTTCTGGTTTGAATTTAGGAGCTGGACATGAAAAGTGAAAATCAGTTATCTGGCAGCTGTGAGAATCTGTTTCACACCACCGTCTTGAAGGTACTAAattcttgaaaaaaaacaaactctagTGCTCAATTTTTCTGTCTCACCATGGCTGCTGTTGTCATGTCAACATGAAGTGAAACCGGATCACAGAGGTCAGATTGTATGAGTTGATGATATCTTTGTGTTTGTCCTGTTGTGCATTGTATTTAGctagaaaattaaataaaaaacaaaaataattaaaagcaataaataaaatacattaaactaGACCAgactaaaattaaaatatgccAATCCTCTGCCATCACTTTTGCGCAAGTGTTTGCATTATCTATCACTACAGTTTACATGTCATAAATACTCTGGATGAATTTGGTCCAGACAAATTTAAAAACCTAGTGACGGTGTGAGCTGATTCTCTGGTTAGAATAATTTTTCTGAATGTATTcaaaaatctgtatttttagGAGAAAAAAGGAGGCCTGGCTGGCATCTTCAAAAGATCAGTCAGCACTGACAACCTGTTTGACGAGGTCAGTGTCCGCCCAGCGTACACTCACAGCAGCATCCTCACATTGTTACACATGACAATAACTTTGACAAAAATAAGGTTGCAGAGTCACTGGGTTACCTAGAGAATCTACACCTTTTTTTATGGTGTGCTGAAGTGAACCCAGCTCCTGTCTGAAAGGTAGAAAATAAATAGTCTGCATGCTTTGAAATATGGTCGTCATGTAAAGAGCAATTTGAGGTAGCTGGCTAAACCACAAACCCAACTGTtctgtctatctttcttttGCACTCCAAtcgggaaaaaataaataacaaaatgctGTGTTAACAACCGTAACAACCGTCTCTCTtctctcatttgcattttcactGGTCAGGAGAAAGGTGGGCTGTTCAGTGGACTTCTCAAGAAGACACCCAAAGCATCTGGAGATGAGGCAGCTGCAGAGGTGAGCATGTGTGACCGGTTGCACCGCTGGCATAAGTGTCTGTGGTGACAGTGTTTGTGCACATTAATATACTGTTCGTCTTTTTTCAGGACAAGGACGACAAACTGTCAGCAAGTAACAACAGTCTGTTTGAAAACAGCAACACCAAGGTACTGTCttgagaaatgtttgtttttggatGTAAGCactataaaatttaaaaaaatgtttattttaatacacatgtaaaaacacactaGAATAGTATAAGCTTGTTTATTTTGGTATTTTCGGCCTCTAGTTAATGTAGTTACATTTCAATATGCTAGTTTTTtgaatttttcttttaactatGAACCATTACAAATACTCCTGATGTAATTTTTACAGTCActataatgtttgttttcaggagaaaagtatttttagttgcatgtttaaaaagaaaacagcagaggGGAGTACAATAGATGAGGTCCAGTAATGACCCTTTCATATAAGGTTTACATTGTCCtatacattaaattacaacacattgtatttttgtgctagtctttttaatatattttttctttttcaggaatTAAACACAGATGAGGACAAGTTATCTGCCAGTTGGGAAAATCTTTTAGACGCAACCACATCAAAGGTACAACTGTTGTCCGACGATCACAGTCTCAGCCTGTTTATCTCTGTTACACCATTGATTATTGACTGTTATAGTCTGGATGTTTCATATGTTGCAGGAGAAGACCGGAGGACTAGCAGGGATCTTCAAAAAGTCTCCCAAACCAGCTCTGCGCGCAATCGTTACTAAGGTGACCAAATTAACTTCTGTATGGTTGCTGGTTGTCTACAAAAGGtgtcatttacttttttaagcTAATCATATTGTGGTAAATTCATCAAAAATAACCTtaaaaaagtttaaacaaattcccaacaaaatgttaaagttcctttttattttccagGATCCTCTCAGTGACACAAGGAAACTGTCTACCAGCTGCGACAGCCTCACAGAAACTGCACAggtaaaaatagatttttttaatgcTATTTACATGgacttatttttacttttaaacatcTGAGTAGGTTTTTGACCCCGTGTTGAACTTTGTTACCTGCTTTTGAAAGGGTTCCCCAACAACCTCACCCGAGAGTTTCAGGGATTTATAACTTATTCTAACACTGAAATTTTAAAGTAAGTgaattcctgttttgttttttgtttttatttgaaaggATGATTTTGGTGAATTGTCGACCATTAATAATACACTTTCTGAAGCCACAAGCACCACAAAGGTGAGTCTTGTTGAGTGTACTGACGACAAAGACAGCAAAACatataaaactaaaaactgtCGAATATCATAACATGCAAATCAAATcagtaaatatgtttttatatatattcagAGCATCTTTAGTTGCTTCTTTGACAATCTCAAATATACAGATTGGAAATGATTAAATAGCTACAAATCTCTCCTATATGACTTCTGTTACTCCTATTAGAGCTATTGTTCCAACTACTACTGATTGCACAACTTGtacatatacaatataaatacatttcatgtCTCTCAGTACTGATAATATTGTACATGATGTTCAACTGTTTGGGTGTCCTCCTAAAAATCCCAGCGAATACTCCTTTTTCATCCTGTTAAAAAATCAAACATGAAGCATCAATTTGAgtcacaaaacaaatgaaaattgaaaaaaacgACTAATAtagaatgaattaataaaaaccATTATAACACTAATGATAGGTTACATGAGAAGAGTTGGCATTGCGAGTGAGTTAGATCGTCCCTCTAAACTGGATCAAGTGTTTGTACAGGTTTTAAGCAATTATCTCTGCTATCTTCACTGTTGAAAGAAGTATCCAGATCCTTAACTTAATTATAAATACAGCTACCACGCTGTAAAAAGACTCCACTAcaggtaaaagtcctgcattcgaAACTTACTTAAAGATATAATATTTAACTGTTctgcatgggtattgcacaggtcagctggccacaataaaaggcttcttcaaaatgtgcagttccatcacacagcacaatgcgaCAGATGTTGCAGTTTTTGAGGGAACGTGCATATTGGCATGCTGAcagcaggaatgtccaccagccAGTTGAATGTTCATAAGccatctccaaaggcgtttcagagactttggcagtacatccaacacAACCGCAAACCACATGTacccacaccagcccaggacctccacatcatTACATTTTCACCAACTACGTTGTTAAtgttttgatgtgagagacccttAGTGGCAGAAATTATACACTTGGCATTTAAGTAAAAGTTTGGGAGTATTATCGGCAAAACTGTACGTATAGTTTCAAAAGTTAAAGTATTCATTTTGCAGTAAATTGGTCCCTGacagtgttttacttttataactaatgtttctggattaattaCTGCTCCATTAATGTGAATGCtccattttactgctgtagatgtttaaggttttgttaattttaactactttatatgctGTTTGAAATCTATAGCAAATCCTTCATATTATATATGATCATCATAAATCCTTTGAAAACCATGTACTATATGTCTTAAAAGTCAGCCCTGTTTTCAGTTTGGTTTCCAACTGATCCGAAAAGGGGTTAAATCGTTTATTTAGTTTAAGAAGTAGGAAAATTTTCTCACCGTAAGGTTAATCCTTCAGTTCATCAGAAAAATTCAAATTCAGAATATCCAGATTTGGAGATGCAtagttttcactggacaggaagggCGTGGAAAATTGTAATCTGGTgtagtggagaaaaaaataaaatacttgctTCTGAGATGTagtgtagtagaagtataacattacataaaatggaagtactcaagtaaagtacaagtacctcaaatttgcaCTTacgtacagtacttgagtaaatgtagttaCACCACTGCTGGTTACCTCTATCTTCATTCGCAGGAAAGTGAGGACATGGAGGCACCAGAAGGAGGCGGGCTGAGAGGCAGGAGAACCATTAAGAAAAAAAGACGAGTGAGTTGttaattttacagaaacaacCAGAGACCGGACAGAAAGTAGCATGAGCAAGAACCAAAATGTAGTTCAACAGCTAGACCACTAGGTGTTTTAGGTTACTGTGTACTGTATCCACAcaggatattttattttttcctcttgCTTCTTCAGTTTGATGTTAAAGTCCTTTCCTCATTAAAAAacccctcctttcctcttgttttgtttaaatgttctcAGGTTGTGTCGTTCCGAATCAAGAAAACACTTCCCAAAATACCCAAGCTTAGTCTCACTTCACAGGTCTGTACTGATCTTAGTTACATTACCAGAGACAGGTCTGaaacttaaaataaagtttacttacaAGTACCTTAGTGGGACAGGATCAGTCCAAGAGGTTATTAGAAGTTGTCCAGGGCCATTGATTGTTCTGTCTCTACAAAAAtgctttttcctctttttaatttgtatttccTTTACTTGTTTACTGGTTTTGTAATTATGGAGTTAATGACATTGTAAATCTTTTCCTCCATAGGGTTCAGACAAGATGCCTTTTTTTGAGGAGACCTTTGAGCTGCAAGAGCTGAACCCAGCACTGGTTAGCATGATGGTATTATCAAACAGAAATTCTGAAGATTCACACGTCCAATCAAGACTCTAACCAAGCCTTAATCATAACTATAtctatttaatattaatattgttatttatgAACATTTTatgcagtgtatatatatatattagatttttttatatatgtatgtgtgtatataaatatttacactcacacatacagtacacagcaTAAATGAGTACACCACATTGAAAATTAAGACCCTATGTTTTAGGTCATTATTGTGTTGAAAGATAGCACAGCGGCCTAGAGCACAGAGTGATGGTTGCATCTTCCATTTGAGTATTTTGCAGTGGATGTGTGAATTCACGATTCCATCTATGACATGCAACACCTGCAGCACACATGTAACTCCACACAAGAAcactgccaccaccatgctatACAACATTTTTCATTGCTAATATACTTAGAGCCTTGACCTTTTTTGTGCAAAGAAATGATTTTCTTTCTCAGATCTTCTGACATTTCTTTTCCATGTGGTGCCAtttttgttgtggtgtttgttttccaGGAGAGCACAGTAGAGGTCCAGCCTATGGAGATGGCAGCTTACCCTACTGAAGACACCCCCCTTGAATCTGAGCAGGTATGTTTTAATGTGCTTTCACTCCTGTAGTTCAGTTCATTTGATCCAGACCAAGAGACAATGTTAGTTGTTGCATTTTACTTCTGGTCCAGtttgtgttcacactgacttttcacaaaaaaacaaaaaggagtaAGCATGAAGTtaaacagactgacaggtaactCTCTGATTGGACAGTTTGGGTGATATTATcgtacaaatacatacacacatcaaATGTCATCTGGACCAGTGACTACAGTCTATGGTACATACACAGGAAGGAAGCAATGTagaacaacaataacaaaaaagcaacataaaagccgtccatacaaaaacaaaaacagattgtCTCTTTCCCTTTTTAGATCCCATAGTCCAGGTTCATCCACCGTTGTCCGTGTCAACTTTGACCTAGCCTTAGTCCAAGTGTGGGTGAAAATAAGGCCAAGAAATAACCAGGCCAAGATATTAAGTAATTTTCTACAAGGAGATAGTCCACGAGTGCACTCTAAATGTTCAGAACTGATTGATCTTTACCTTTAAGCACAGAACTGATTCTCTGATGTGGTAATACATTAAAGATCTCTTTGTACCACAAAGTAACAGTAGGAGGGGattccttgttctgttttacaacATGATAATACTTTTAAACCTGGTGcctattttcacacattttggaGCCGAAAGGACTAGTAGTCACAAAATCGGTTCATTTTGCATATGGCTTCTTAAGGTACTTCTGAAAAAGCCATAGGGGAAACATGTTGTTCAGTTAATTTATAGTAAAGTCATTTCAGTGTGCAGTggcttgtttttaatttttcattgcTAAATCCTGCGATCTACCGGCATCTGACTGTTGTTACTGTGCATGGGGTATTTCTTTGTTATAGAATATATACATTTGTATAAATATACAGGTATATATAAcatgtaatatacagtatataccttatacagatcaattataagattgCTTCCAAAACAGTTCAGGACTAGCAAATGGATTCATTAGTAATTCAGCTTTTGAAATCATGCTGAAATCACATCTCTACTTTGAAAAAGTCCTGTGGTGGACccgtttgctttcacaccacaaatGAACCGCGTAAGAGTCCGCTTGGAGGGACAACAACCGGACCGAGCCAGCTTGAAAAGGATGGTCTTGGTCCGCACAAGAGTTTGACCGACAACTCTCATGGCAGTTTAAACAAACAGGATAGGTGTGATACTGTTAGGACActttagtgtttgtgtgttttagcttATAAGCAACCGATACTGGAGGTTGTCTTTTTATTGACGAAGCTCTCTGTTTTCAGGAAATTGATGAGTTGATGGAGTGGTGGAACACCGTCAGAGGTTAGGATGCCCGTGTTTACATTTAATCTGTTTGTTGTTCTGCTCCACCAGGAGAATTACCACTGAAGCCAGAGACAGTGTGGAAATCACAGCGCAccttaccacacacacacacaccagcatttttacttttactttaaaagtcatttaaaatataaaagaaatcaGCACTAAAAACTAGAAACAAAACACTGTTCTAAGTATTTGCTCTAAATactagaaaatatatatttgcaaTATTTCTGCTGCCATTTTCCAGGTTGGACAGACTGGAACGAGTCCTCCAATTTCCAGGAAGGCAATGAGGAAATGTGAGTatagtttcttttctttaataacTTTTTATTCAGATTACCCATATTATTTTGGCATTCTGAGGACATTTTTTAGAGCAGAATTATTGTTGGATTTATATTTCCTTGTCCAGGGTATCTGCAGGTCTTGAACGTCTTTAAAAGCATTGAATTTAGTTTCCTCCAAAAAAGACCTAAGAAGAAATTTGCCTCTCATAGGCATGAATGTTAGTCGTAAGATGGTTTGTAATTGAATGCAGGCTGTTGAGATGCGTAATACACGTATAAATTAGAAGTGCAATTATTGTGGAGACTGTTTATTCCTTAATGTGGAGTTTCAGTCAGCACCATCAGACGTGTAGCTACAGAAGCTAGGAAGCTCATCGACTCATAATGGGCAAATGTTAATtttagcaaaaataaaaattacttatttaacttgaatgaatgaatgaatttttaATTGGttagtccatccatccattttctgttGATAAGCCAGCTCCAGGTTATGTTAATGTCATTAATTATATCATTAGGAATTATTGTTATATACTGCTGGGAAGTGATGTAAAAATTTGATAATTTTGGGCCATCATACTgatcaatacatatttaaaagaggtattaaataacattttatgtggttttaaaaaggtcttaaaacacccttaatttaacttaacttaaggCTGCAGAAACCCTTTTGTCCAGCATTTGTCAGAATTAGGGTTCAAATGAAGCCAAGTTTTGCTGCATCATTTGGGACTCATGCATGTGGGAAAGAGCTGTTTCCTAGACATACAAGCATCTAACTTTAACTGTAATAAATACCCAATCTCATGACTTGTAAGCCTTTACTTGTCTCATGTGTCTCTCCAGGGTGATGGAGCAAGTAGCTGATCGTGTCTACATGGCAGCCCGTCTGTTTGTGCATCTTTTCAACCAGCGGGGGGCGTCCTTACAGCATCGAATCCTGGAGCTTTTGGCTCTGGCCGACTCTGCAGATCAGTTTCACAAAAGAACGGTGACAGCTGCTGTGGGTGGAGGGGTGGCCAGTGTCGCAGGCAGCGTGGCAACAATCACAGGGCTCATTCTGGCCCCTTTCACTTTTGGTGCCTCTGTTATTGTCACAGCGGTGGGGATCAGTGTGGCGACAGCGGGGAGCATCACGTCAGCGACAGCCAATATCACAGATACAGTTCACTCCAGCATGGACCGCAAGAAGTTGGAGAAGATGATTCAGAGCTACCAGGAAGAGATCAAAGACATCAGAGAATGTTTGGAGTTCGTAAAGGTGAATCTCACGCAGGCTATGCAGATGTGTCTACAGACTTACTGCTGCTGGTGACATTATAGAGGTCCAGTGGAGAAAGTAATGTAACCACTAACTTTATTTGATTTAGTGAGAGAAGTTCAGACAGGGTTAATAAATGCCGATCACATGTTCACAGAACACAATCTGTCatcttcaaattgtttgttttgtccatcCAACAGTCCAAATGATTAATTtcttataaaatgtattttcatttgaatgtttttagtAAAAAAGGTCAATTTGTATCTAAATTTAGTTCCTGAATTTGTGATAACTAGAGTTAGACCCATAAATTGGCTGGACCAATATATGAGCCAGTATTAGCTAATTGCTTATATATTGTATTAACGAATAAGTCGACCAATGTAATAACAAGAAATGTTTAAgatgatgtagagacagtgttGCACTGTTGTTTTTTCGTTGTCCCACCCAGTAGGTATTTTTGTCATAATTCTtcataaaaacagatttaagtGATCCATATCTTATATCCCTAAAATGTTTGTGCTAAAAAAAGATAATATTGGACAATATTTGTAACTCCTAAGTAACATTTTATATCTTCCTTAAaacttttatgtttatttatgtacttAGTTACTATTTATCGGAAGGTAACTACTTATAAGTTTAGCATGAGAATTGCTCAATTAGCTTAATCGTTAAACCGGCAGGTGTATTTTTGCATtgttagcaagctaactagACACGAAGAACATTGGAACAACAAAATATAAGAACATCAGACTATTAGAAAATGACTTTATCctcagttttaatttaaatcctTCAACCTTAGTGGTGTGGtggtggcgcaatggataagacacatgcttttggtgtgagagacccgggttcaacccCCAAAtgcgtccctgagcaagacatataacccctagttgctccagaggtgtgtgacctctgacatgtacagcaattataagttgctttagataaaagtgtcagctaaatgaataaatgtaaatgtcccTGCAAATGGATTTATTCTTACCCTccttctttgtctttgtgcCACTTGTAGGACAGTATGGATGCCCTGCAGCAGTGGGACTTTGAGGAATACTCAAATAGCGCTGGCAAAAAGGCTCTGAACCGCAGCCTCAAGCATGTGATGAAGGAGGGCGGCCGAGCCGGAAAAGCCCTGATGATCAACACCAATAAGCTCATCAGCACTGTGAAGATTTTAGGCACTGCAGGCGGCGCCGCCAGAGCTGCCAAGGCCATCAGTGTCACCACAGGAGTTATGTCAGCCCTCTTCCTTGCTCTGGATGTTTTCTTCCTTGCCAAAGACTCCCACGAGCTCCGCAAGGGAGCCAAAACTAAATTTGCCTCCAAGATCAGGGACGTATGTAAAGAACTGCAAGACGGCCTCCTGGAGCTGAACAAGGTGAAGACGCAGCTGCAGAAAACCATGGACGGCATCGAAGTGGAGGAGTACGAGGACATTGAGGATGTGGAGGTGGAGGTTGACGACAATTTGGAATCTGATCCAAAGAAGCTGGCTGAGCTGGAGCAGGAGCTGGACCTCCTGGAGGAGAAACTGGACAAGAAAGTCGTGGAGGAGCAGAAAAAGGTGAAGAAGGAAAAGTTCAAAAGtaagaaggagaaaaaagaggagaagagcaTGAAGGAAAAAGACAAGCcagagaaaaaggagaaggaaaCGGGAAGAAAGTATGCtaagaaagagggaaagaaggaAAGTAAGAAGGGAAAAGGTGAGGGAGGAATCAAGGTTGAGTCAAAATTAGACAAGATGtctgatgaggaaaaagagCAGAAAAAGGAGACTGTCAAAGCAGCCGAAGATGAAGTTTTAAAAGAACAATCTCAGAAAGGCAGGATGAAGGACCAAGAAACTGTGAATCGAATTACAGCTGGAAAAGTAATTTATGAGAGCAAGCCAGACAAGGTGAAAGAAGACAACGGTACAAATAAAAAGACGGacgagaaggaaaaagaaattaTGACTGGAAAAGAACACAAGGAAATTAAGAGCAGAACAGGCGATTTAAAACGAGAGGACCGGAGTGCAAACATATATTCTGAGAGGGTcaagacagagagggacagaagtaagagcagcagagaggatgAAAGCGTAATgaatgaagagaaagagacagacactgAGAGTGCAAGGAGACACAGCAGCAGGAGCGACAAAGACAGACCCCACAGGAGTGAAAGAGGAAGCAAACATGGAAATAAAGAAACCAATGAGGAAAGAAGCAACAGGAaagagaggtggaggaagacAGGGGAGGAAAGAGGAGTTAGTGACCAGGGAGCGGAGATGGCAAAAAGTAGAGATGGGAAGAGAGAAAACCAGGAGGGAAGAGAAtctaagaaagagagagggatggaaagcGAAGCTCGTGGAAAAAGCGGCGGGACGAAGATCTCACATCGAAGTCACGACATGGCGACGCAGAGGGAGCTTTCGGAAAGAGAGTGttggagcagcagagaggaatTTGACTCAAAGAGGAGTCACCACAGGAGAGGGACAGCCCCGCATGATGAccggagggagagaggagatgagaaACAAGGGAGCAGGACTAAGAACGCAAGGAGGCTGTATGAGCAAGCAGGGGgtgaggaggaaaggaggaagaggaacgAGGATGGACAGATTCAGAGGAGggacagagaaagaagaggaagtgaCAGAGAGCATGGACACCAGAGCCACCGAGGATACCGAGCACGATCCAACGCGCTGCTGGAAGACGGACTGAATATTTAGTTGTTAAGATATTATCTTTGGcatttcatttcaaacattAACACGCCATTATTAATTCAAGGTTAGGTTTGGATTATTTGAAGTCTGTCTTAAAGTCCAACTGGAATTTAAGAGACAGGTGCGAAGGAGAAGGGCGAGCGGATCACAAGCTGCAAATAAACTCCAGCACACGGTCAGGCAAATGGTTTGTGACAATAAGAAGCCTTCTTAAATAGGGAGTGGCTTTAAGTCTGCAACCAATCACATCCCCAATGTGCAACAGGAaggcataaaacaaaaacaaaattttaagaTACTGCAAATTTACTTCACCGAGCAAAGTTATTTGCATGTGAGATggatgaaacattttaacaagcCATTTGATGACAAAAATTTCCAGTCCACAAAGAAGTAAATAATATTATACATATTAtgaacagctcgtttgtagtccagccgatTCCCTTTCATCCATGTGACGACAtggggatgaaagcaaaatccGCGTCATATAACgttcgccaagcggctagtccgacacgccctcaaaaatagcattggaaaaacactgagttgcagcacacacctctcctctcccttccgaACACTAGCTATCCTCcagacataaagttgttactgtgatgtagagacagcgctcagttaaaactttatggatgaaagatacttttgttacagattaataactcaccactctgaaactcttgctccagttcatgttgccaagctggtaaggggaacacgtacagctgaaccgaagccgtgtttactgactttggctagtagtccttaactaggaactgcttATGTGCAACTttcaacaaagatcatgtagaggcaagatttgtcactccatagctaaaacgaaacgcatagggtgaaaagaggagctgcaccaatgtgcagtatgacaaaaatatggtgttttttgaaaattaaaccatgtaaacctgttctggtacaaccactaaataagattttgaacctgataCCAACTCTTTAACTAATATATGCAGTTAGAAAAGACTAATGAACGGGCTGGTTTACGGACTTtcaaaacactgacaaacaaaaacattgcgTTAACGGGTGGTCACCACTGGTGTGCGACAGAGAGCAGAACCCAGAGTTGATTAAGGTCTACACTACTGCAGTATCATCTAGTGCAGCGGTTCCAAACTAAGGGTACTTGGCACCGCTGCAGTTGCCAAGCtacatgtaaaacatattgAGTAGCTCAGCTAATTTCACACAATAGAAATTACAGGAAAAGTTGTAACACCTGAACTGTACATGAAAACAAGTTGGCAAGTGAGCACAGACGTTTAAATGGTTGAGTGGTTGAAACATACAGCTTCTGAAACCCTAACAACTCGTAACAATACGAATGCAAACTTGAGCGATACTATAATTAACAGTATTTACTAGGAATTTGAAAGGTGAGACtatgaaataaaatttaatttcatcTGACAGGGCTGTGGGAAAATGTTTGGGAATTGTCTAGTAAATTGTTTTTGGAACACAACTTATAGTAGCTTTAAAGTTTACTATGATTAATTTTATGCCCTGTGCTTTGACACCTTTAAGTTACTTACTGAAGTACTGTACTTAGGTCAATTGTTTAGGTGCTTTACTTGAGTAGTACCATACTTCACACTGTACTACATTGTTTTATACCTTTTGTTACTttgtatgtttatattttacCAACAAAATCGACTTGACATCAACTTCTACATAGAATTACAACTACCAAACAGTAAAGTAGT
This genomic window contains:
- the LOC123972255 gene encoding titin homolog isoform X7, whose translation is MEACMMKPEAKRKPKLPKPPPKPAEINGNDTERLEKSTPLVPQRPSDAELTQTQYWMKTTNNEGAESLHSELSASTESLSENKEKGVFFSGLLRKTPKTAREENPSAQKDSPCDDSLSGAANTKEKKGIFNGIFKKTPKPVEAAHPEEEKGGGLFSGLLRKTPKASEEKTESPSREPQKDLSENNTTKELDMKSENQLSGSCENLFHTTVLKEKKGGLAGIFKRSVSTDNLFDEEKGGLFSGLLKKTPKASGDEAAAEDKDDKLSASNNSLFENSNTKELNTDEDKLSASWENLLDATTSKEKTGGLAGIFKKSPKPALRAIVTKDPLSDTRKLSTSCDSLTETAQDDFGELSTINNTLSEATSTTKESEDMEAPEGGGLRGRRTIKKKRRGSDKMPFFEETFELQELNPALESTVEVQPMEMAAYPTEDTPLESEQEIDELMEWWNTVRGWTDWNESSNFQEGNEEMVMEQVADRVYMAARLFVHLFNQRGASLQHRILELLALADSADQFHKRTVTAAVGGGVASVAGSVATITGLILAPFTFGASVIVTAVGISVATAGSITSATANITDTVHSSMDRKKLEKMIQSYQEEIKDIRECLEFVKDSMDALQQWDFEEYSNSAGKKALNRSLKHVMKEGGRAGKALMINTNKLISTVKILGTAGGAARAAKAISVTTGVMSALFLALDVFFLAKDSHELRKGAKTKFASKIRDVCKELQDGLLELNKVKTQLQKTMDGIEVEEYEDIEDVEVEVDDNLESDPKKLAELEQELDLLEEKLDKKVVEEQKKVKKEKFKSKKEKKEEKSMKEKDKPEKKEKETGRKYAKKEGKKESKKGKGEGGIKVESKLDKMSDEEKEQKKETVKAAEDEVLKEQSQKGRMKDQETVNRITAGKVIYESKPDKVKEDNGTNKKTDEKEKEIMTGKEHKEIKSRTGDLKREDRSANIYSERVKTERDRSKSSREDESVMNEEKETDTESARRHSSRSDKDRPHRSERGSKHGNKETNEERSNRKERWRKTGEERGVSDQGAEMAKSRDGKRENQEGRESKKERGMESEARGKSGGTKISHRSHDMATQRELSERECWSSREEFDSKRSHHRRGTAPHDDRRERGDEKQGSRTKNARRLYEQAGGEEERRKRNEDGQIQRRDRERRGSDREHGHQSHRGYRARSNALLEDGLNI
- the LOC123972255 gene encoding titin homolog isoform X3; amino-acid sequence: MEACMMKPEAKRKPKLINGNDTERLEKSTPLVPQRPSDAELTQTQYWMKTTNNEGAESLHSELSASTESLSENKEKGVFFSGLLRKTPKTAREENPSAQKDSPCDDSLSGAANTKEKKGIFNGIFKKTPKPVEAAHPEEEKGGGLFSGLLRKTPKASEEKTESPSREPQKDLSENNTTKELDMKSENQLSGSCENLFHTTVLKEKKGGLAGIFKRSVSTDNLFDEEKGGLFSGLLKKTPKASGDEAAAEDKDDKLSASNNSLFENSNTKELNTDEDKLSASWENLLDATTSKEKTGGLAGIFKKSPKPALRAIVTKDPLSDTRKLSTSCDSLTETAQDDFGELSTINNTLSEATSTTKESEDMEAPEGGGLRGRRTIKKKRRVVSFRIKKTLPKIPKLSLTSQGSDKMPFFEETFELQELNPALVSMMESTVEVQPMEMAAYPTEDTPLESEQEIDELMEWWNTVRGWTDWNESSNFQEGNEEMVMEQVADRVYMAARLFVHLFNQRGASLQHRILELLALADSADQFHKRTVTAAVGGGVASVAGSVATITGLILAPFTFGASVIVTAVGISVATAGSITSATANITDTVHSSMDRKKLEKMIQSYQEEIKDIRECLEFVKDSMDALQQWDFEEYSNSAGKKALNRSLKHVMKEGGRAGKALMINTNKLISTVKILGTAGGAARAAKAISVTTGVMSALFLALDVFFLAKDSHELRKGAKTKFASKIRDVCKELQDGLLELNKVKTQLQKTMDGIEVEEYEDIEDVEVEVDDNLESDPKKLAELEQELDLLEEKLDKKVVEEQKKVKKEKFKSKKEKKEEKSMKEKDKPEKKEKETGRKYAKKEGKKESKKGKGEGGIKVESKLDKMSDEEKEQKKETVKAAEDEVLKEQSQKGRMKDQETVNRITAGKVIYESKPDKVKEDNGTNKKTDEKEKEIMTGKEHKEIKSRTGDLKREDRSANIYSERVKTERDRSKSSREDESVMNEEKETDTESARRHSSRSDKDRPHRSERGSKHGNKETNEERSNRKERWRKTGEERGVSDQGAEMAKSRDGKRENQEGRESKKERGMESEARGKSGGTKISHRSHDMATQRELSERECWSSREEFDSKRSHHRRGTAPHDDRRERGDEKQGSRTKNARRLYEQAGGEEERRKRNEDGQIQRRDRERRGSDREHGHQSHRGYRARSNALLEDGLNI